In a single window of the Desulfovibrio mangrovi genome:
- a CDS encoding OmpA/MotB family protein, with product MARKKDKGGGGGGTPAWLITFSDLVTLLLTFFVLLLSMASMDRVMLARMSPFQSRTDSISHQGAGKIPVRINVLMKLLEDPSSALEKPERIKDLLFPDEELPPEIDVSTLDRNLRILEKPEGLAIVLTNDLLFAPGSYDLSASARKLLEQVVLMLQYSTADCNITGHTDLYPSSGMDNYTLSGKRALSVLDFFISMGLDPTRFSISGYGPDKPVADNITEGGRAQNRRVEILLKTTQWMGRYM from the coding sequence ATGGCCCGCAAGAAGGATAAAGGCGGCGGCGGAGGCGGAACGCCCGCATGGCTGATCACGTTTTCCGATCTGGTGACGCTGCTGCTGACGTTTTTCGTACTGTTGCTCAGTATGGCATCCATGGATCGTGTCATGTTGGCGCGTATGAGCCCTTTTCAGAGCCGCACGGACTCCATCAGCCATCAGGGGGCGGGTAAGATTCCTGTCCGGATAAATGTGTTGATGAAGTTGCTTGAAGATCCGAGTTCGGCGCTTGAGAAGCCTGAGAGAATCAAGGATTTGTTGTTCCCGGACGAGGAGCTGCCGCCGGAAATTGACGTCAGCACACTGGACAGGAACCTGAGAATATTGGAAAAACCTGAAGGGCTGGCCATTGTGTTGACCAATGACCTGCTCTTTGCCCCCGGCAGCTATGATCTGAGCGCTTCGGCCCGAAAGCTGCTTGAGCAGGTGGTGCTGATGCTGCAATACTCGACGGCGGACTGCAATATCACGGGGCATACGGACTTGTATCCCTCCTCCGGAATGGACAATTATACCCTTTCCGGCAAGAGAGCCCTGTCCGTGCTGGATTTTTTCATCTCCATGGGACTTGACCCCACCCGCTTTTCCATCAGCGGGTACGGACCGGACAAGCCTGTGGCGGACAATATTACCGAAGGCGGACGCGCCCAGAACAGGCGTGTTGAGATATTGCTCAAGACCACCCAGTGGATGGGGCGCTACATGTAG
- a CDS encoding OmpA/MotB family protein, whose product MARRKKKKGEGGGAAWLITFSDMMTLMLTFFVLLVSMAVIDERRKLTVLQSISGQFGEGLGSFNPASVKNQARIIEPGVMDFETDSLEPLKDMLWDDQRGDLNFQENQFVQIISISDEVLFQPGSAQLSAEGMRLIDRMLPWFLRIQHPLLLAGHTAGMREEMGEDYKAPTDNERQLSPAWEMSFLRVMSLYRYLTSRGLPPARLSVEGFGSYRPRWSENTPEGRKRNRRVDIVLDKRNKEWIDKIEVLREKARKKQGEFNYKDFRFRLGLPGEEKSGAGE is encoded by the coding sequence ATGGCCAGACGGAAGAAAAAAAAGGGCGAGGGCGGCGGTGCCGCGTGGCTCATCACCTTTTCGGATATGATGACGCTCATGCTCACGTTCTTCGTTCTGCTGGTGAGTATGGCGGTTATTGACGAGCGTCGCAAGCTTACCGTTCTGCAGTCCATTTCCGGTCAGTTCGGCGAGGGGCTGGGGAGTTTCAACCCTGCCAGCGTCAAGAATCAGGCCCGCATCATTGAGCCCGGCGTTATGGATTTTGAAACGGATTCACTGGAGCCGCTCAAGGATATGCTCTGGGACGACCAGCGCGGCGATTTGAATTTTCAGGAGAATCAGTTCGTCCAGATCATTTCCATCAGTGACGAAGTGCTTTTTCAGCCCGGCTCGGCGCAGTTGAGTGCGGAAGGCATGCGGCTCATAGATCGCATGCTCCCGTGGTTCCTGCGCATTCAGCATCCGCTTCTGCTCGCGGGGCACACCGCAGGCATGCGTGAGGAAATGGGTGAGGACTACAAGGCCCCCACGGACAATGAGCGACAGCTTTCTCCTGCGTGGGAGATGTCCTTTCTGCGGGTGATGAGCCTGTATCGTTATCTCACCTCTCGGGGCCTGCCTCCGGCGCGGCTTTCGGTGGAAGGATTCGGCAGCTACAGACCGCGGTGGTCCGAGAACACGCCAGAAGGCAGAAAGCGCAACCGTCGTGTGGATATCGTGCTGGATAAGCGCAACAAGGAATGGATAGACAAGATCGAAGTGTTGCGTGAAAAGGCGCGTAAGAAGCAGGGTGAATTCAACTACAAGGACTTCCGTTTCCGTCTGGGGCTGCCCGGAGAAGAGAAGTCCGGAGCGGGTGAGTAG
- a CDS encoding flagellar basal body-associated FliL family protein — translation MADEDKEKKKGGAFKWIILLLLLLILLGGGGFIAWKYFLSKPAADAEPQQVQMDQGAQGEVSPKDAQVVTLPTFLVNLADPLGRRYIKLTLDVEVVNPDVAAELEGAQAKVRDAVILLLSSKSYADLAPLENKILLKNELVTRLNQILGGSKVVRVYFTELVIQ, via the coding sequence GTGGCTGATGAGGACAAGGAAAAAAAGAAAGGCGGAGCATTCAAGTGGATAATTCTGCTGTTGCTGTTGCTTATCCTGCTTGGCGGCGGCGGATTCATTGCGTGGAAGTACTTCCTCAGCAAGCCTGCTGCAGACGCTGAGCCCCAGCAGGTGCAGATGGATCAGGGCGCGCAGGGCGAAGTGAGCCCCAAGGACGCCCAGGTCGTCACGCTGCCCACTTTTCTCGTGAACCTTGCGGACCCGCTGGGCCGCAGGTACATTAAGCTGACGCTGGATGTCGAGGTAGTCAACCCCGATGTTGCCGCAGAATTGGAAGGCGCGCAGGCAAAGGTGCGCGACGCAGTCATTCTGCTGCTTTCCAGCAAGTCATATGCGGACCTTGCTCCCCTTGAGAACAAGATTCTGCTCAAGAATGAACTGGTGACGCGCCTGAATCAGATTCTTGGCGGCTCCAAAGTCGTGCGTGTGTATTTTACCGAACTGGTAATCCAGTAA
- the fliN gene encoding flagellar motor switch protein FliN, whose product MSDEIDQDQLAAQWAAALEAQEDGDPDPFEAAAAAAAAGGGGGGGGGGGSDDERLAAEWAAALASDEQDQVKKEKEQAFFASAAREATFKDLTEEAKSPRPDSGKRELDFILDIPLDVSAELGRTRLLINELLQLGQGSVVELNKLAGEPLEIFVNGKLVARGEAVVINEKFGVRLTDIISPIERVKQLA is encoded by the coding sequence ATGTCAGACGAAATTGATCAGGATCAGTTGGCAGCACAGTGGGCTGCGGCACTTGAGGCGCAGGAAGATGGCGATCCCGATCCGTTTGAAGCAGCGGCGGCAGCGGCAGCTGCTGGCGGTGGTGGCGGTGGCGGAGGCGGCGGAGGGTCCGACGACGAAAGACTGGCGGCGGAATGGGCAGCGGCACTGGCATCCGACGAGCAGGATCAGGTGAAGAAGGAGAAGGAACAGGCGTTCTTCGCTTCTGCGGCCCGCGAGGCCACCTTCAAGGATCTGACTGAGGAAGCCAAAAGCCCCAGACCCGATAGCGGCAAGCGCGAACTGGATTTCATTCTGGATATTCCGCTGGACGTTTCCGCAGAACTGGGACGTACCCGTCTGCTGATCAACGAACTTCTGCAGCTTGGTCAGGGTTCCGTTGTGGAACTCAACAAGCTGGCAGGTGAGCCCCTGGAAATCTTCGTGAACGGCAAGCTTGTTGCCCGTGGCGAGGCGGTTGTCATCAACGAAAAGTTCGGGGTGCGTCTTACCGACATCATCAGCCCCATTGAGCGGGTTAAGCAACTTGCGTAA